AACCTCTTGCTTGATTTACAACAATCTTGACAATCTATATCTCCAAATATTCTTAAATGTAATGTTTGGCTATGTCACAATCAAAAAACTATATCATTTAGGTAGATATATACTTTGTATTAGAAAATATCGAACTGTTATGGATGATATTCTAGTTAATTGTTTAAAAATTGAACCACAATAATAAATCGGATTACTGAGAATGGTGGACCTAAGCGGATTCGAACCGCTGACTTCTTCCATGCCATGGAAACACTCTACCAGCTGAGTTATAGGCCCTAAAAGGGATGGAAGCAACTCTTGTCTTGCGTCATAAAACAACGCTCAAAGAGTTACGTCCTTGATATCACTACACTTACGCGAGCAATAAATCTATTCTAGCAGCCGCATCAAAATCCATCTCAGTCAAACCACCAGCATTATGAGTATAGTACTCAACTCGGACTTTTTTAAAACCCAAAATCATATTAGGATGATGATTCAATTCTTCGGCAATTTGAGCAACTTGATTTGCAAAATCAAGACCAGCCAGGTAAGTATCAAACTCAAAATCCCTAACAAGCTGCTTAGGCTCTGTATCTATTAATTGCCAATTCTTGTTTATTTTTACTTTATATTCCATTAGCTCTGTATCCTTCAAAGCTATGGAAGGACAAGAACCATGGTCATTACAGTTCGTTTTCATTGATACAATTCTAGCAAAGATCAGAGCTACATAATAGACTTGATGCGAAAGTTGAGATCTCAATTAGGGCAACACGTGCATTCCGCACGGTTGCTACCTTTTTTCAGGCGACCTGTACTACAAAACTTCGTTTCGCAACAGGCCTAATGCCTAGAGGGTATGCTAGTATTTACAGTCTCGGAGACAGATATGAGTAAAAAAATCAACCCAGACAAACAACAACGTGGCGTAAAAAGAGCAGCCAAAGTGGCTAAACGGAAGGCCAAAAAAGCTAAAGCAGCTTAGATATTGTCATTGCGAGCCCGCAGAGCGTGGCAACCTAATGCATTGATTAAATCTTTTAACTGGATTGCTTCGTCACATTCGTTACTCGCAATGTCATAATGACATTATGTCTACAACGACCAAAAAAATACCCCTGCTAGATCTAAAGGCACAATATTCTCAAATTCAAAACGAAGTTGAGCAAGCTGTAATAGAAGTACTTAGATCTGCACATTTTGTTCTTGGACCCAACGTACAAGCCTTTGAACAAGAAGCCGCTGAGTTTCTTGGAGTCAAACACGCTATCACTTGCGCCAATGGTTCAGACGCACTTTATATTGCATTACTCGCGCTTGATATCAAAGCAGGAGATGAAGTTATAACTACTCCTTTCACTTTTGCTGCAACAGCTGAAGCAATTGATCAAACTGGCGCGTCAACTGTTTTTGCGGATATTAATCCAGAGACTTACAATATCGATCCACAAGAAATCGAAAAGAAAATTACAGACAAGACCAAAGCTATTATTCTTGTGCACCTCTACGGTCAAGCTGCGCAGATGGATGAAATTATGGCAGTTGCCCGCAAACACAATCTCAAAGTGATTGAAGATGCTGCTCAAGCTTTTGGTACCAAATACAATGATAAACGAGTTGGTGGCATAGGAGACATTGGTACTTTTAGTTTCTACCCAACCAAAAATCTTTCTGCCGCTGGCGACGCTGGCATGTGCACAACTAATGACGACCAGCTTGCTAAGCGCTTGCGTCGTATTAGAGTACACGGCTCTGATAGACGCTATTACCACGACGAGCTTGGAGTCAATTCAAGGATGGATGAAATTCAAGCTGCTATTTTGAGAATCAAACTCAAACATATAGACACCTGGAATAACAGGCGTGTTGAGATTGCCGAGATCTACAATCAAGGAATCACTCGAGCACAAAGTCCCAAATGCATTCCAGAATCAAGTCATATTTATCACCAGTACACCATTGCAGTTGATGCTAATCGAGACCAGCTCAAACAAGAGCTGGCAGATAAAGGAATCTCTTCAGAGGTTTACTATCCACTGCCGCTACATATGCAAAAACTCTATGAGCATCTTGGTCATAGACCTGAAGACTTCCCTCACTCATTAAAAGCAAGCCAAAACATACTTTGTTTACCAATTTATCCTGAATTAAGTGATGATGACGTTAGAATAGTAGTTGAAGCCCTGCAATAATGAGACATACTTTAATTCTAATTTACCTTCTCTGTTTGAGTCCACTAGCGGCATTAGCATCGTATGACAAACCACCAATCCCTGGCGATTGGCAACTTAGTTTCTCTGATGACTTTGATAATTTAGATACCAATAAATGGAACACAAGCTTGCCACGAGGTAGAGTGCAGCTTGGTGGCTCAATATGTTTATTCTTAGACGAGAATATCACAACAGCCAATGGCAATCTTGTGATTAGTTCTAATCAAGGCAAACACCAGCTTACAGACATCAAAGGTCAAAAATTTCAAAGAAACTATCACTCCGGACAAATTAATAGCTTCGGCAAATTCACACAACAATATGGCTACTTTGAAGCAAGAATGAAACTACCCAAGAGCGCCGGTCTTTGGCCTGCTTTTTGGCTAATGCCAAACCGGGTTGTGCCCCAAGCTTGGTCTACTTTCAATATTGACGGCACCAAGGGGATGGAAATAGATATCATGGAACACCTTAGTGAATGGGGACCAAATCAATTCCACTATGCCGCTCACTGGAATGGTTACAGAAAAACTCGCCAGTCAATGGGAGAGAGGTATTCTGTCTCGCATGATGCCCCAGGTGGCTATCGCAAGTTTGGACTCTATTGGCAAGAAGGTTTATTGATTTGGTTTATTGATGACATTGAAGTTGAAAGATGGACTAATCCGCGTATCGCCAATATTCCGATGCATATGATTATTAGTACTGAGATGGGTGGCTGGGCAACAGATGATTTTGGTAAGCTGCCAGATCATACCTATGTTGACTATGTCAGAGTTTGGACCGGTGAAGCGCAGCTCAATCCAATCCAAGAATACAACATCGACACAGCTGAGCTCTCAGGCAAATGGAAAAAGAAAAAAAATTACCTAGAAAGTAAAAAAGCCTGGTTCAAAAAAGATAGAACCAATAGTATAAGTTGGGACATAGCAATCAAAGAAGCTGGTCTTTATAGAGTATCTGCTAAATGGCCTCAATCAAAAAAGAAACTCGCAGAAGATCTTAGTTTCATCATCACCCATGGCTCAGGGATTACTGAAGTCAAAGTCAATCAGAATCAAGATTGCAATTACTGGCATCCACTTGGAGAGTTTGAACTAGGACAAGGATTAGAACATCTAGTTATAACAAGCAAAGCCAAGGATAGGGTTGTTATTGAGTCTGTGAGGTATGAATTAATTAAGCCAAGGTCATGAGATGCTTCTTAATCTCTGCAACTATCTCTGCAACTATCTCTTCAACAGTCTTATAATTTCCAGACTCTAAAGCTACTCTTAAAGTTTTGATACCATAAGTCTCAAATAAATAAGCATCTCTCAATTCATTGTCTTTTTTCACTAAGTCAAGTTCATGCAAAGGTCCATCAATTTCAATATTTAGCTTCAATTGTGGTATGAAGATATCCATTTCAATTTCATCAACATATTTAGCTGCAATCAATT
The sequence above is drawn from the Cyanobacteriota bacterium genome and encodes:
- a CDS encoding 4a-hydroxytetrahydrobiopterin dehydratase → MKTNCNDHGSCPSIALKDTELMEYKVKINKNWQLIDTEPKQLVRDFEFDTYLAGLDFANQVAQIAEELNHHPNMILGFKKVRVEYYTHNAGGLTEMDFDAAARIDLLLA
- a CDS encoding DegT/DnrJ/EryC1/StrS family aminotransferase codes for the protein MSTTTKKIPLLDLKAQYSQIQNEVEQAVIEVLRSAHFVLGPNVQAFEQEAAEFLGVKHAITCANGSDALYIALLALDIKAGDEVITTPFTFAATAEAIDQTGASTVFADINPETYNIDPQEIEKKITDKTKAIILVHLYGQAAQMDEIMAVARKHNLKVIEDAAQAFGTKYNDKRVGGIGDIGTFSFYPTKNLSAAGDAGMCTTNDDQLAKRLRRIRVHGSDRRYYHDELGVNSRMDEIQAAILRIKLKHIDTWNNRRVEIAEIYNQGITRAQSPKCIPESSHIYHQYTIAVDANRDQLKQELADKGISSEVYYPLPLHMQKLYEHLGHRPEDFPHSLKASQNILCLPIYPELSDDDVRIVVEALQ
- a CDS encoding glycoside hydrolase family 16 protein codes for the protein MRHTLILIYLLCLSPLAALASYDKPPIPGDWQLSFSDDFDNLDTNKWNTSLPRGRVQLGGSICLFLDENITTANGNLVISSNQGKHQLTDIKGQKFQRNYHSGQINSFGKFTQQYGYFEARMKLPKSAGLWPAFWLMPNRVVPQAWSTFNIDGTKGMEIDIMEHLSEWGPNQFHYAAHWNGYRKTRQSMGERYSVSHDAPGGYRKFGLYWQEGLLIWFIDDIEVERWTNPRIANIPMHMIISTEMGGWATDDFGKLPDHTYVDYVRVWTGEAQLNPIQEYNIDTAELSGKWKKKKNYLESKKAWFKKDRTNSISWDIAIKEAGLYRVSAKWPQSKKKLAEDLSFIITHGSGITEVKVNQNQDCNYWHPLGEFELGQGLEHLVITSKAKDRVVIESVRYELIKPRS